The Balaenoptera acutorostrata chromosome 10, mBalAcu1.1, whole genome shotgun sequence genome has a window encoding:
- the LOC102999720 gene encoding histone H4, whose product MSGRGKGGKGLGKGGAKRHRKVLRDNIQGITKPAIRRLARRGGVKRISGLIYEETRGVLKVFLENVIRDAVTYTEHAKRKTVTAMDVVYALKRQGRTLYGFGG is encoded by the coding sequence ATGTCTGGCCGAGGCAAGGGCGGGAAGGGTTTGGGCAAGGGGGGTGCGAAGCGTCACCGTAAAGTTCTCCGCGATAACATCCAGGGCATCACCAAACCTGCTATCCGCCGCCTGGCCCGGCGTGGTGGAGTGAAGCGTATTTCTGGTCTCATCTATGAGGAGACCCGCGGGGTGCTGAAGGTGTTCTTGGAGAATGTCATTCGCGACGCTGTCACCTACACCGAGCACGCCAAGCGCAAGACTGTCACCGCTATGGACGTGGTTTACGCGCTCAAACGCCAGGGACGCACTCTGTATGGTTTCGGCGGCTAA
- the LOC102999450 gene encoding histone H1.3, whose amino-acid sequence MSETAPVAPAVPAPTEKTPVKKKTKKTGAAAGKRKASGPPVSELITKAVAASKERSGVSLAALKKALAVAGYDVEKNNSRIKLGLKNLVSKGTLVQTKGTGASGSFRLNKKAATGETKPKAKKAGAAKPKKVAGAAKKPKKATGAATPKKAAKKTPKKAKKPGVAAGAKKVAKSPKKAKAAKPKKAAKSPAKAKAPKPKAAKPKAAKPKATKAKKAVSKKK is encoded by the coding sequence ATGTCGGAAACTGCTCCAGTTGCTCCTGCTGTTCCTGCACCTACAGAGAAAACACCTGTTAAGAAGAAGACGAAGAAAACGGGCGCAGCTGCTGGAAAACGCAAGGCGTCCGGGCCCCCGGTGTCTGAGCTCATCACCAAGGCTGTTGCCGCCTCCAAGGAGCGCAGCGGCGTGTCCTTGGCCGCGCTGAAGAAAGCGCTGGCGGTCGCTGGTTATGACGTGGAGAAGAACAACAGCCGCATCAAGTTGGGTCTCAAGAACTTGGTGAGCAAGGGCACCCTGGTGCAGACCAAGGGCACTGGCGCCTCAGGTTCCTTCAGGCTCAACAAAAAGGCGGCCACCGGGGAAACTAAGCCCAAGGCTAAGAAGGCGGGCGCGGCCAAGCCCAAGAAGGTTGCTGGGGCAGCTAAGAAGCCCAAGAAGGCCACGGGCGCGGCCACCCCCAAGAAGGCCGCTAAGAAGACCCCGAAGAAAGCCAAGAAACCGGGGGTGGCTGCTGGGGCCAAGAAAGTGGCTAAGAGCCCGAAAAAGGCGAAGGCAGCCAAGCCAAAGAAGGCGGCTAAGAGTCCGGCCAAGGCCAAAGCCCCCAAGCCCAAGGCAGCCAAACCTAAAGCTGCCAAGCCCAAGGCTACAAAGGCCAAGAAGGCGGTCTCCAAGAAGAAGTAA